The proteins below come from a single Bacteroidales bacterium genomic window:
- a CDS encoding 4-hydroxy-3-methylbut-2-enyl diphosphate reductase, translating to MTGKGRLRLKTEIDDRSGFCFGVVKAIKKAEELLDQGEEVYCVGQIVHNEEEVNRLKKKGLTTISHKDLPKFKHKNILFRAHGEPPERYSKAREHDNRIVDASCPIILKLQRDIRKAHENGENIFIFGKHNHPEVIGLNGQSGNQAVVFDSLEELRKKDIPGRLTLFSQTTMSLD from the coding sequence ATGACCGGAAAAGGCAGGCTCAGGCTCAAAACGGAAATAGATGACCGATCGGGATTTTGTTTTGGCGTCGTCAAAGCGATAAAGAAAGCGGAAGAGCTCCTCGATCAGGGAGAGGAGGTTTATTGTGTGGGGCAGATCGTGCACAATGAAGAAGAGGTGAACCGCTTAAAAAAGAAAGGTCTGACCACCATCAGTCATAAAGATCTGCCAAAGTTCAAACACAAAAACATCCTGTTCCGCGCCCACGGAGAACCTCCCGAAAGATACAGCAAAGCCCGGGAACATGACAACCGTATCGTGGATGCTTCCTGTCCGATCATACTGAAACTTCAAAGGGACATCAGGAAGGCACACGAGAACGGGGAAAACATTTTTATATTTGGCAAGCACAACCACCCGGAGGTTATCGGATTAAACGGCCAGAGCGGCAATCAGGCCGTAGTATTCGACTCGCTGGAGGAACTCCGTAAGAAAGATATACCCGGGCGGCTGACATTGTTCAGCCAGACCACCATGAGCCTGGACGA